In Natrinema amylolyticum, the following are encoded in one genomic region:
- a CDS encoding DapH/DapD/GlmU-related protein, whose amino-acid sequence MSETVRDVVRGDGCTIDDEATVGYGEFDAPTRIGDEATIRAGSIVYGDVTIGDEFATGHDVLVREGTTIGDDVLVGTKTVIDGQTTIGSHVSLQTNVYVPTETTIGSNVFVGPGAVLTNDEYPVRIDDGLEGPTIEDGVSIGANATLLPGVTIGENAFVAAGAVVTEDVPADSLAVGTPATVQELPDPLEGANQLA is encoded by the coding sequence ATGAGCGAGACAGTGCGCGACGTCGTCCGCGGCGACGGGTGTACGATCGACGACGAGGCGACGGTCGGCTACGGCGAGTTCGACGCGCCGACCCGGATCGGCGATGAGGCGACGATCAGAGCGGGCTCGATCGTCTACGGCGACGTGACGATCGGGGACGAGTTCGCGACGGGCCACGACGTCCTGGTCCGCGAAGGGACGACGATCGGCGACGACGTGCTCGTCGGGACCAAGACGGTCATCGACGGGCAGACGACGATCGGCTCGCACGTCAGCCTCCAGACGAACGTCTACGTCCCGACGGAGACGACGATCGGTAGCAACGTCTTCGTCGGTCCGGGAGCCGTGCTGACTAACGACGAGTATCCCGTCCGGATCGACGACGGCCTCGAGGGGCCCACGATCGAGGACGGCGTGTCGATCGGCGCGAACGCGACGCTGTTGCCGGGCGTGACGATCGGCGAGAACGCATTCGTCGCGGCCGGAGCCGTCGTCACGGAGGACGTTCCGGCCGATAGCCTGGCCGTCGGGACGCCGGCGACCGTCCAGGAGCTACCGGACCCGCTCGAGGGGGCGAACCAGCTCGCATGA
- a CDS encoding DUF7563 family protein: MESSTAGARCRNCGTHVTQQFARVFGDNGDIVHGCPSCTTYREMQSGGHLPGD, translated from the coding sequence ATGGAATCGTCGACAGCCGGTGCCCGCTGTCGAAACTGCGGGACGCACGTCACACAGCAGTTCGCTCGCGTCTTCGGTGACAACGGCGACATCGTCCATGGCTGTCCGTCCTGTACGACCTATCGGGAGATGCAGTCGGGCGGTCACCTCCCGGGCGACTGA
- a CDS encoding winged helix-turn-helix domain-containing protein: protein MSTQASNTRSESTADHAAQLDVLGDDCARTILVATSEGPKTAKELTERTDSSSATVYRRINNLLESDLIAECVRFDDDGSHTTAYEATVDILRVRIDADGIDVVVSDTEE, encoded by the coding sequence ATGTCAACACAAGCGAGTAACACGCGATCGGAATCGACTGCCGACCACGCGGCCCAGCTCGACGTCCTCGGGGACGACTGTGCCCGGACGATCCTCGTCGCGACGAGCGAGGGGCCGAAGACGGCAAAGGAACTGACCGAACGAACGGATAGCTCGTCGGCGACCGTCTATCGCCGAATCAATAACCTCCTCGAGAGCGATCTCATCGCGGAGTGCGTACGCTTCGACGACGACGGCTCACACACGACTGCCTACGAAGCGACCGTCGACATCCTCCGCGTCCGAATCGACGCCGACGGAATCGACGTCGTGGTTTCGGATACCGAAGAGTAA
- a CDS encoding PadR family transcriptional regulator: protein MHDLTGFQRDLLYVIAGADRPSGQTVKDEVEKYYSSEINHGRLYPNLDTLVNKELVEKGQLDRRTNYYAITESGQQRIEERREWEEQYVDF, encoded by the coding sequence ATGCATGATCTGACCGGCTTCCAGCGCGATCTGCTGTACGTGATCGCAGGTGCTGACCGACCGTCGGGCCAGACCGTCAAAGACGAAGTCGAGAAGTACTACAGTTCGGAGATCAATCACGGACGGCTGTATCCGAACCTGGACACGCTCGTCAATAAGGAGCTGGTCGAGAAGGGGCAACTCGACAGGCGAACGAACTACTATGCGATCACTGAGTCCGGTCAACAGCGGATCGAAGAGCGCCGGGAGTGGGAGGAGCAGTACGTCGACTTCTAG
- a CDS encoding NAD-dependent epimerase/dehydratase family protein, with amino-acid sequence MDSPAIRDSTILVTGGAGFIGSHLVEALVPHNEVRVLDDFTTGDRDYLPDDVTVIEGDVRDPIALQEAARGVDVIFHHAALVSVTQSVDDPRQSNRTNLEAGLLVLEQARQEDARVVVASSAAVYGHPEELPVPETAPTNPTSPYGVQKLALDQYARLYEELYGLETVALRYFNVYGPRQQGPYSGVISTFLEQARAGEPITIEGDGQQSRDFVHVSDVVRANLRAATTDAVGEAYNIGTGQRTTILDLAETVRDATDSASTIAHRDPRSGDIRHSGADTSKASRDLGFDANVGLESGIRSLVGSGRPELAETETGAPLEPNRGGGSYS; translated from the coding sequence ATGGACTCGCCAGCGATACGCGACAGCACGATCCTCGTGACCGGCGGTGCGGGCTTCATCGGCAGCCACCTCGTCGAGGCCCTGGTCCCTCACAACGAGGTCAGAGTGCTCGACGACTTCACGACCGGTGACCGCGACTATCTCCCCGACGACGTGACGGTCATCGAGGGCGACGTTCGCGACCCGATAGCCCTCCAGGAGGCGGCCCGCGGCGTCGACGTGATCTTCCACCACGCCGCGCTCGTCAGTGTCACCCAGAGCGTCGACGACCCGCGCCAGAGCAATCGGACGAACCTCGAGGCGGGACTATTAGTCCTCGAGCAGGCCCGTCAGGAGGACGCGCGGGTCGTCGTCGCCTCGAGCGCGGCCGTCTACGGCCACCCCGAGGAGTTGCCGGTGCCGGAGACGGCACCGACGAACCCGACCTCGCCCTACGGCGTCCAGAAGCTCGCGCTCGACCAGTACGCCCGCCTCTACGAGGAGCTGTATGGGCTCGAGACCGTCGCGCTTCGGTATTTCAACGTCTACGGGCCGCGCCAGCAGGGGCCCTACAGCGGGGTAATCTCGACGTTCCTCGAGCAGGCGCGGGCGGGCGAGCCGATCACGATCGAAGGCGACGGCCAGCAGAGCCGCGACTTCGTCCACGTCAGCGACGTCGTCCGGGCGAACCTGCGGGCGGCGACGACCGACGCGGTCGGCGAAGCGTACAACATCGGCACGGGGCAGCGAACGACGATTCTGGACCTCGCCGAGACGGTCCGCGACGCCACGGACTCAGCCTCGACGATCGCCCACCGCGACCCTCGCTCCGGCGACATCAGACACAGCGGCGCGGACACGTCGAAAGCGAGCCGCGATCTCGGGTTCGACGCCAACGTCGGCCTCGAGTCCGGAATCCGGTCACTGGTCGGCAGCGGCCGGCCGGAACTGGCCGAGACGGAGACCGGGGCCCCGCTCGAGCCGAACCGAGGCGGCGGGTCGTATAGCTGA
- a CDS encoding DUF7282 domain-containing protein — protein MNARKQLLVVLTALMVVSSGGAMVTAATTGDTVEQGDDVSEDEYDGTDTEATDESVAQDEDSTDTATGLQDNESDDGEIEPDNESDGQQAAYVTFTDQAVEDDTVVVENATLASGGFVTIHDSSLLVGNVFESVIGTSAYLEAGTHENVEITLDEPLEEDETLIAMPHRDTNDNEAYDFVETEGAADGPYLTPDNEPVTDDAAVTVDGADDEAPVDEEPVDDNETDELPVDEEPVTEEPVDNETDEEPVAEEPVDEEPVDNETDELPVEEEPVDEEPVDNETDEPVVEEPVDEEPVAEEPMDQMPIDADERPVFVTVENLTVENLNVENAAVYVLVVGENISDDELPDEIDTITEEPVDNETDEAPVDDNETDEDLFDDNETDEEPVDDNETDEDLFDDNETDEEPVDDNETDEDLFDDNETDEAPVDDNETDEELVDDNETDEAPVDDNETDEDLFDDNETDEEPVDDNETDEELVDDNETDEEPVDEEVTAGAFNVSDLEAPESATVGETITVTATVENPEDEERVDNIQFRIDGDLVAEQDVTLEGDESTDVGFEVDTSGLEAGQYIHMVLANQSGEVAVLELTEETDTDTDDTESDGIGDETDDTNETEDGLNETDETEDGLNETDETNESDDGLTA, from the coding sequence ATGAACGCACGCAAACAGTTACTCGTCGTACTTACCGCGCTGATGGTCGTTAGCTCTGGCGGGGCGATGGTGACAGCCGCGACAACCGGTGACACCGTCGAGCAGGGCGACGACGTCAGCGAGGACGAGTACGATGGAACAGACACCGAAGCGACGGACGAATCAGTAGCTCAGGACGAGGATAGTACAGACACGGCGACCGGACTCCAGGACAACGAGTCCGACGACGGCGAGATCGAACCGGATAATGAATCCGACGGTCAACAGGCCGCGTACGTGACGTTTACCGACCAGGCGGTCGAGGACGACACGGTCGTCGTCGAGAACGCCACGCTCGCGAGCGGTGGCTTCGTGACGATTCACGACAGTAGCCTCCTCGTCGGCAACGTCTTCGAGAGCGTCATCGGTACCTCGGCGTACCTCGAGGCGGGAACGCACGAGAACGTCGAGATCACGCTCGACGAGCCGCTCGAGGAAGACGAGACCCTGATCGCGATGCCGCATCGCGACACGAACGATAACGAGGCGTACGATTTCGTCGAGACCGAAGGGGCAGCCGATGGACCGTACCTCACGCCCGATAACGAACCGGTGACCGACGATGCAGCGGTCACCGTCGACGGAGCGGACGATGAAGCGCCCGTCGACGAAGAGCCGGTCGACGACAACGAAACCGATGAACTACCCGTCGACGAAGAACCGGTGACGGAAGAGCCGGTCGATAACGAGACCGACGAGGAACCGGTCGCAGAAGAACCGGTTGACGAGGAACCGGTCGACAACGAGACTGACGAGCTCCCCGTCGAAGAGGAGCCAGTTGACGAAGAGCCAGTCGATAACGAGACCGACGAACCGGTCGTAGAAGAACCGGTTGACGAGGAACCCGTTGCTGAAGAGCCGATGGACCAGATGCCCATCGATGCCGATGAGCGTCCGGTCTTCGTCACGGTAGAGAACCTCACTGTCGAAAACCTGAACGTCGAGAACGCAGCCGTTTACGTTCTCGTCGTGGGTGAAAATATCAGTGACGACGAACTCCCGGACGAGATCGATACTATCACCGAGGAGCCAGTCGATAACGAGACCGACGAAGCACCGGTCGACGATAACGAAACCGACGAAGATCTATTCGACGATAACGAGACCGACGAAGAGCCGGTCGACGATAACGAAACCGACGAGGATCTATTCGACGACAACGAGACTGACGAAGAGCCAGTCGACGACAACGAAACTGACGAAGATCTATTCGACGACAACGAAACTGACGAAGCACCGGTCGACGACAACGAAACCGACGAAGAGCTGGTCGATGATAACGAGACCGACGAAGCACCGGTCGACGACAACGAAACTGACGAAGATCTATTCGACGATAACGAAACCGACGAAGAACCGGTCGACGACAACGAAACCGACGAAGAGCTGGTCGACGATAACGAGACCGACGAGGAACCGGTCGACGAAGAAGTGACGGCCGGGGCCTTCAACGTCAGTGATCTCGAGGCTCCCGAGAGCGCCACGGTCGGTGAGACCATCACCGTGACGGCGACGGTCGAGAATCCGGAGGACGAGGAGCGTGTCGATAACATCCAGTTCCGGATCGACGGTGACCTCGTCGCCGAACAAGACGTGACGCTCGAGGGCGACGAGAGTACCGATGTCGGGTTCGAAGTCGACACGAGCGGCCTCGAGGCCGGCCAGTACATTCACATGGTGTTGGCCAATCAGTCCGGTGAGGTCGCGGTCCTCGAACTGACCGAGGAGACCGATACCGACACTGACGATACCGAATCGGACGGTATCGGGGACGAGACTGATGACACGAACGAGACCGAAGACGGTCTCAACGAAACCGACGAGACCGAAGACGGCCTCAACGAAACCGACGAGACGAACGAGAGTGACGACGGCCTGACGGCCTAA
- a CDS encoding DUF7344 domain-containing protein — protein sequence MADSELTQAKLFDVFSNARRRRAVQYLKRQGGTCDLAPLVEQVAAWENDTDPDDVTRTQRRRVYISLYQTHLPMLEDHGIVDWDPDGHEIELLPSEDRFEPYLDRHLEDQRPWHRLYAAVATAGVVAFGLSALAIGPLTTTVAPVVALVVCALILVLSAAQYVSRRPGIDLPFGRPSR from the coding sequence ATGGCTGACAGCGAGCTCACGCAAGCGAAACTGTTCGACGTGTTCAGCAACGCGCGCAGGCGGCGAGCGGTCCAGTACCTGAAACGACAGGGCGGCACCTGCGATCTCGCACCGCTCGTCGAGCAGGTGGCCGCCTGGGAGAACGACACTGACCCCGACGACGTGACCCGAACGCAGCGCAGGCGGGTCTACATCTCGCTGTACCAGACCCACCTGCCGATGCTCGAGGATCACGGTATCGTCGACTGGGATCCGGACGGTCACGAGATCGAACTCCTGCCGAGCGAGGATCGCTTCGAACCGTATCTCGATCGGCACCTCGAGGATCAGCGGCCGTGGCATCGCCTCTATGCGGCCGTGGCGACGGCCGGCGTCGTCGCGTTCGGACTCTCCGCGCTCGCGATCGGCCCGCTGACGACGACCGTCGCACCGGTCGTCGCGCTGGTAGTCTGTGCTCTCATCCTCGTTCTCTCGGCAGCACAGTACGTCTCGCGTCGCCCGGGAATCGACCTCCCGTTCGGGCGTCCGAGCCGATAG
- a CDS encoding DUF1616 domain-containing protein — protein sequence MSHETSTWTRFGAVRRYPFDLAAVSVGALVAYLLATSLASENALRLFVTLPLALFLPGYALVSVLFPAGERGARETAATAAERRPGGIDVTERAGLSFVLSLAIVPLIVLAVPLVGIGLTTTSIAAGLALFTIAIAQLGVVRRLRVPDGDRFTVSPLERVSALSGESATATVSSVLLVLAIGTAVSALLVAFLVPASAGGFTELALYSEDEDGEVVAGELPSEVEPGESIPLTIAIENQEGADRDYTVVVQEQSLEDGSVVDRTELRRIDATVSDGATGTGERSITPTAEPGETVRISVLLYEDEPPATPTNENAAEETHFWVTVTGE from the coding sequence ATGAGCCACGAAACGAGCACCTGGACCAGGTTCGGAGCCGTTCGTCGCTACCCGTTCGACCTCGCGGCCGTCTCGGTCGGTGCGCTCGTCGCCTACCTGCTCGCGACATCGTTGGCGAGCGAGAACGCGCTGCGGCTGTTCGTAACCCTTCCGCTCGCCCTGTTTCTGCCGGGCTATGCGCTCGTCTCGGTCCTCTTTCCGGCCGGCGAACGGGGCGCACGCGAGACGGCGGCGACGGCCGCCGAGCGCCGGCCCGGTGGGATCGACGTGACCGAACGCGCGGGACTCTCGTTCGTCCTGTCGCTGGCGATCGTTCCCCTGATCGTCCTGGCGGTACCGCTCGTCGGGATCGGACTGACGACGACGTCGATCGCAGCGGGGCTCGCTCTCTTCACGATCGCCATCGCACAGCTCGGCGTCGTCCGGCGGCTCCGAGTGCCGGACGGCGATCGCTTTACCGTCTCGCCGCTCGAGCGCGTCAGTGCTCTCAGCGGCGAAAGCGCGACTGCGACGGTGTCGTCGGTCCTGCTCGTTTTGGCGATCGGGACGGCGGTCAGCGCGTTGCTCGTCGCGTTTCTGGTGCCCGCGTCGGCGGGCGGCTTCACCGAACTCGCGCTTTACAGCGAGGACGAGGACGGCGAAGTCGTCGCCGGCGAACTCCCGAGCGAAGTCGAGCCGGGCGAGTCGATTCCGCTGACGATCGCCATCGAGAACCAGGAGGGTGCCGATCGGGACTATACGGTCGTCGTGCAGGAACAGTCCCTCGAGGACGGATCGGTCGTCGATCGGACGGAGTTACGGCGGATCGACGCGACCGTCTCGGACGGTGCGACGGGGACCGGGGAGCGGTCGATAACACCGACCGCAGAGCCGGGCGAAACGGTTCGGATCAGCGTCTTGCTCTACGAGGACGAGCCGCCGGCGACGCCGACGAACGAGAACGCTGCAGAGGAGACTCACTTCTGGGTCACGGTGACCGGGGAGTGA
- a CDS encoding response regulator: MGDGSSEAVILLVEDSPGDIRLIEEAFSDGNIANSLNVVSDGQEALDFINRRGEYEEARRPDIVLLDLNLPKVDGEDVLHEIKHHPELGHVPVIVLTGLDDDLIESRDLDHDADEDAVLEKPVDPGEFVALIRSFEEFRLAIMRED, encoded by the coding sequence ATGGGAGATGGGTCATCAGAGGCGGTGATACTGCTGGTAGAAGACAGTCCAGGAGATATTCGTCTCATCGAAGAAGCGTTCTCGGACGGAAACATCGCAAACTCACTCAACGTCGTCTCTGATGGCCAAGAAGCGCTCGACTTCATCAATCGACGCGGAGAGTACGAGGAGGCGCGCCGACCGGACATAGTGCTCCTCGATCTGAACCTGCCGAAAGTGGACGGTGAAGACGTTCTTCACGAAATCAAACACCATCCCGAACTGGGTCACGTTCCAGTAATCGTCCTGACCGGACTGGACGACGATTTGATCGAATCTCGTGACCTTGATCACGACGCGGACGAAGATGCAGTCCTCGAAAAACCGGTTGATCCCGGCGAGTTCGTGGCGTTGATCCGATCGTTCGAAGAGTTCCGGTTAGCAATTATGCGAGAGGACTGA
- a CDS encoding helix-turn-helix transcriptional regulator, translated as MSSRRRGSTLRDAYESSSSGAVASTITASSWSGFLPGFGRPLQLDGSAHLAALAGMVALAVLGGILVARNRYEEPASLANEPEPTREEFVTDRERVQQLLRDNGGRMKQSNIVDSVDWSKAKVSRLLADLEEDGQITKLRLGRENLVCLPGHEPTASKSPEQANDD; from the coding sequence ATGAGCAGTCGACGACGGGGTTCCACTCTTCGCGACGCGTACGAGTCGTCGAGCAGTGGTGCGGTCGCGTCCACGATCACCGCGAGTTCGTGGTCCGGATTCCTCCCGGGATTCGGCCGGCCGCTCCAACTGGACGGGAGCGCTCATCTCGCGGCCCTCGCCGGCATGGTCGCGCTCGCAGTGCTCGGTGGGATACTCGTCGCTCGCAACCGATACGAGGAGCCGGCATCGCTCGCGAACGAACCCGAGCCGACTCGCGAGGAGTTCGTGACCGATCGAGAGCGGGTTCAGCAACTCCTCCGAGATAACGGGGGACGGATGAAGCAGTCGAATATCGTCGACTCGGTCGACTGGTCGAAAGCCAAGGTCAGCCGGCTACTCGCCGATCTCGAGGAGGACGGCCAGATCACGAAACTACGGCTCGGACGGGAGAATCTGGTCTGTCTGCCGGGTCACGAACCGACGGCGTCGAAGTCACCCGAACAGGCGAACGACGACTAG
- a CDS encoding Gfo/Idh/MocA family protein, translating to MSTDYRADATIEEPIRAGVIGVGSMGENHARVYGELPSVELAGVTDRDDEIAERVADRYETESVALETLLERCDLVTVAVPTRAHYETVSTCLEAGVHVLVEKPIAETVEQGHTLAEQAREAGLVLQVGHIERFNPAVQTVEDLIDDLDVISVEAERLGPPIDRTAPGNVIFDLMVHDVDVVGSLLDDKPHSLAAMGTDNGQYATATIEYDDVIATVTASRLTQKKVRKLTVTARECLVEVDYLEQSVLIHRDSYPEYVADDGRPRYRHESVVERPRVDSGEPLRNELESFVEAVRTGSEPEVTAEDGIQALETVQLIDRLATGPSEETDDEPPREREVEA from the coding sequence ATGAGCACGGACTACCGAGCGGACGCGACGATCGAGGAACCGATTCGGGCCGGCGTTATCGGCGTCGGCTCCATGGGCGAGAACCACGCGCGAGTCTACGGCGAACTGCCGAGCGTCGAACTCGCCGGCGTCACCGACCGCGACGACGAGATCGCCGAGCGCGTCGCCGACCGATACGAGACCGAATCGGTCGCCCTCGAGACCCTACTCGAGCGCTGTGACCTCGTGACGGTCGCCGTTCCGACCCGCGCCCACTACGAGACGGTCTCGACCTGTCTCGAGGCGGGCGTTCACGTGCTGGTCGAGAAGCCGATCGCGGAGACCGTCGAGCAGGGCCACACGCTGGCCGAGCAGGCCCGCGAGGCCGGACTGGTCCTACAGGTCGGTCACATCGAACGGTTCAATCCGGCGGTGCAGACGGTCGAGGACCTGATCGACGATCTGGACGTGATCAGCGTCGAGGCCGAGCGCCTGGGCCCGCCGATCGATCGGACGGCCCCGGGCAACGTGATCTTCGACCTGATGGTCCACGACGTCGACGTCGTCGGCTCGCTGCTCGACGACAAGCCGCACTCGCTGGCCGCGATGGGGACCGACAACGGGCAGTACGCCACCGCGACCATCGAGTACGACGACGTCATCGCGACGGTGACGGCGAGTCGCCTCACGCAGAAGAAGGTCCGAAAGCTCACCGTCACCGCCCGCGAGTGTCTCGTCGAGGTCGACTACCTCGAGCAGTCGGTGTTGATTCACCGCGATTCCTACCCCGAGTACGTCGCGGACGACGGCCGGCCCCGGTACCGCCACGAGAGCGTCGTCGAGCGGCCCCGCGTCGACAGCGGCGAACCGCTTCGCAACGAACTCGAGTCGTTCGTCGAGGCCGTTCGGACCGGGTCCGAGCCCGAGGTCACCGCCGAAGACGGCATTCAGGCCCTCGAGACGGTCCAGTTGATCGACCGGCTCGCGACGGGGCCGTCGGAGGAGACGGACGACGAACCGCCCCGAGAACGAGAGGTGGAGGCCTGA
- a CDS encoding DegT/DnrJ/EryC1/StrS family aminotransferase → MTDTETNPETDAGIDAATSADAGTEAADAETELDRDGASTPVPIADPELSADAIERAESVLEDGRLADGPEVRAFEEEFAGYCGTDEAVATANGTTALHAALEAIGLEDGDAVITSPFSFVASANAIRLAGGTPVFADIDPETYTLDPADVERVLGERDDIVGILPVHLYGLPADMPALCELADEHNLFVVEDACQAHGAKIDGRRVGEFGDAACFSFYPTKNMTTGEGGMIVTDRDDIAARAASYVNHGRDADGTGGYEHVDLGHNYRLTSVAAAIGRVQLERLSESNRARRENAAYYDDRLADLPLETPTEPTDSRHVYHQYTVRTDDRDALESTLAEREVGTGVYYETPIHRQPAYETVSAAAASLPEAERAADEVLSLPVHPGLTERDRRTVVEAVRDHFTTQ, encoded by the coding sequence ATGACCGACACCGAAACGAATCCCGAGACCGACGCGGGTATCGATGCCGCTACCAGCGCCGACGCGGGGACCGAGGCGGCGGACGCCGAGACCGAACTCGACCGCGACGGCGCGTCGACGCCGGTGCCGATCGCCGACCCCGAGCTCAGCGCCGACGCCATCGAGCGCGCCGAGTCGGTCCTCGAGGACGGCCGGCTCGCCGACGGGCCGGAAGTCAGGGCCTTCGAGGAGGAATTCGCCGGCTACTGCGGGACGGACGAGGCGGTCGCGACCGCCAACGGGACGACCGCCCTCCACGCGGCGCTCGAGGCCATCGGGCTCGAGGACGGCGACGCGGTGATCACCTCGCCGTTTTCCTTCGTGGCGAGCGCGAACGCGATTCGGCTGGCGGGAGGCACCCCCGTCTTCGCCGATATCGATCCCGAGACGTACACGCTGGACCCGGCCGACGTCGAACGCGTCCTCGGCGAACGGGACGATATCGTCGGAATCCTCCCCGTTCACCTCTACGGTCTCCCCGCTGACATGCCGGCGCTGTGCGAGCTGGCCGACGAGCACAACCTGTTCGTCGTCGAGGACGCCTGCCAGGCCCACGGGGCGAAGATCGACGGCCGGCGCGTCGGCGAGTTCGGCGACGCCGCCTGTTTCTCGTTTTATCCGACGAAGAACATGACCACCGGCGAGGGCGGGATGATCGTCACCGACCGCGACGACATCGCTGCGCGGGCGGCGAGCTACGTCAACCACGGCCGGGACGCGGACGGGACCGGCGGCTACGAGCACGTCGACCTCGGCCACAACTACCGGCTGACGAGCGTTGCGGCGGCGATCGGCCGCGTCCAGCTCGAGCGCCTCTCGGAGTCCAACCGCGCCAGGCGCGAGAACGCGGCCTACTACGACGACCGGCTCGCCGACCTGCCCCTCGAGACGCCGACGGAGCCGACGGACTCCCGACACGTCTACCACCAGTATACGGTTCGGACCGACGATCGGGACGCCCTCGAGTCGACCCTCGCCGAGCGGGAGGTCGGGACCGGCGTCTACTACGAGACGCCGATCCACCGGCAGCCGGCCTACGAGACCGTCAGCGCCGCCGCGGCGTCGTTGCCGGAGGCCGAGCGAGCAGCCGACGAAGTCCTCTCGCTGCCCGTCCATCCCGGGCTGACCGAGCGCGACCGACGGACCGTCGTCGAAGCAGTGCGCGATCACTTCACCACCCAATGA
- a CDS encoding DUF7344 domain-containing protein: protein MSVQTDRTEPLAESEVFHILGNDRRRAIVQLLAEEGGQIDVSDVASEIAATESDTTPVPNNLYKSVYVSLQQTHLPQLEEDAVIEYDSDAKTIQSGHHFEEVLQYVDGHTADHSQVLQLHLGLCILGLAVIALAGLGLPVVSSVDPVLSSVLVFLAVAASSLYRLLG, encoded by the coding sequence ATGTCAGTTCAAACGGACAGAACTGAGCCACTCGCGGAGAGTGAAGTGTTTCACATCCTCGGCAACGACAGACGGCGTGCCATCGTGCAGCTGCTCGCAGAAGAGGGTGGGCAGATCGACGTCTCCGACGTTGCAAGCGAGATCGCTGCCACCGAATCCGACACGACGCCCGTCCCGAACAACCTCTACAAGAGCGTCTACGTCTCCCTCCAGCAGACGCATCTCCCCCAGCTCGAGGAAGACGCCGTCATCGAGTACGACTCCGACGCGAAGACGATTCAATCCGGTCATCACTTCGAAGAGGTCCTCCAGTACGTCGACGGCCACACCGCCGATCACTCACAGGTCTTGCAACTCCATCTCGGACTCTGCATACTCGGCCTCGCCGTCATCGCGTTGGCCGGACTCGGCCTCCCGGTCGTCTCGAGCGTCGATCCCGTGCTCTCGAGCGTGCTCGTCTTCCTCGCCGTCGCCGCGAGCAGTCTCTATCGACTACTCGGCTGA